In a genomic window of Caloenas nicobarica isolate bCalNic1 chromosome 1, bCalNic1.hap1, whole genome shotgun sequence:
- the DGAT2 gene encoding diacylglycerol O-acyltransferase 2, giving the protein MKTIIAAYSGVLRGTGSSILSSLQDLFWLSKSKVEKQLQIISVLQWVLTFLIMGVACTLILMYILCTDCWAIAALYLAWLVFDWNTPKKGGRRSQWVRNWAIWRYFRDYFPIRLVKTHNLLTTRNYIFGYHPHGIMGLGAFCNFSTEATGVSQKFPGIRPYLATLAGNFRMPILRDYLMSGGICPVNRDSIDYILSKNGSGNAIIIVVGGAAESLNCTPGKNSVTLKNRKGFVKLALRHGADLVPVYSFGENEVYKQVIFEEGSWGRWVQKKFQKHIGFAPCIFHGRGLFSSNTWGLLPYSKPITTVVGEPITVPKIDNPSQKEVDFYHSMYVDSLVKLFDKYKSKFGLPETEILEVN; this is encoded by the exons gcaCAGGGTCGAgcattctttcttctctccaggaTTTGTTCTGGCTATCTAAATCCAAAGTAGAGAAACAACTCCAGATCATCTCTGTGCTGCAATGGGTTCTCACTTTCCTCATCATGG GTGTTGCTTGCACTTTAATCCTCATGTACATACTGTGCACAGATTGCTGGGCCATTGCTGCTCTATATTTAGCCTGGCTGGTATTTGACTGGAACACACCAAAGAAAG GAGGAAGAAGATCCCAATGGGTGAGAAACTGGGCTATATGGAGGTACTTCAGGGATTATTTTCCAATAAGA CTGGTTAAAACTCACAATCTGCTGACCACCAGGAATTACATTTTTGGGTACCATCCACATGGCATCATGGGCTTGGGTGCCTTTTGCAACTTCAGCACAGAGGCCACGGGTGTCAGCCAGAAATTCCCCGGAATCCGACCATACCTTGCTACCCTGGCTGGAAACTTCAGGATGCCCATTTTGAGGGACTACTTAATGTCTGGTG GTATATGTCCCGTGAACCGTGACAGCATAGACTACATCTTGTCCAAGAATGGCAGTGGCAATGCCATCATCATTGTGGTCGGAGGGGCAGCGGAGTCCCTGAATTGCACCCCAGGGAAGAACTCTGTGACGCTGAAAAACCGAAAAGGATTCGTGAAATTGGCTCTACGGCACGG TGCGGACTTGGTTCCTGTCTACTCCTTCGGGGAGAACGAAGTATACAAGCAGGTGATCTTTGAGGAGGGCTCCTGGGGAAGATGGGTTCAGAAGAAGTTTCAGAAGCACATTGGCTTTGCTCCATGCATCTTTCATGGCCGTGGCCTCTTCTCCTCCAACACCTGGGGGTTGTTACCTTACTCCAAGCCCATCACCACTGTTG ttgGGGAGCCCATCACCGTCCCCAAAATCGATAATCCATCCCAGAAGGAAGTGGACTTCTACCACAGCATGTATGTGGACTCCCTGGTCAAACTCTTTGACAAGTATAAAAGCAAATTTGGTCTGCCAGAGACTGAGATCTTGGAAGTCAACTGA